In Amycolatopsis methanolica 239, a single genomic region encodes these proteins:
- the cofC gene encoding 2-phospho-L-lactate guanylyltransferase — protein sequence MPVPVEISGLIVPLKPPRAGKSRLRGAVDEHDHAALVLALAWDTLAAATDAGVRRVLVVAADPAAVSGLRRPGVEVVGERGDGDLNSALRQGEALLRQREPDAVVGAIQADLPALRPAELAAALAAAEGRRVFVADADGTGTTLLLSEPGGPLDPRFGAGSAAAHAGSGAVPLELDLPTLRRDVDTPADLAEACRLGVGDRTRAVLCSREVA from the coding sequence GTGCCCGTACCCGTCGAAATCTCCGGCCTGATCGTCCCGCTGAAGCCGCCGCGGGCAGGCAAGTCCCGCCTGCGTGGCGCGGTGGACGAGCACGACCACGCCGCGCTCGTACTGGCCCTGGCCTGGGACACCCTGGCCGCGGCGACCGACGCCGGGGTCCGTCGCGTGCTGGTGGTCGCCGCCGATCCGGCCGCGGTGTCCGGTCTGCGACGCCCCGGAGTGGAGGTCGTCGGCGAGCGCGGCGACGGCGACCTGAACTCCGCGCTGCGGCAGGGCGAGGCGCTGCTCCGGCAGCGGGAGCCGGACGCCGTGGTCGGGGCGATTCAAGCCGATCTGCCCGCTTTGCGCCCCGCGGAGCTGGCCGCGGCACTCGCCGCGGCGGAGGGCAGGCGGGTGTTCGTCGCGGACGCCGACGGCACCGGCACGACGCTGTTGCTGTCCGAACCGGGCGGGCCGCTCGACCCGAGGTTCGGCGCCGGTTCGGCCGCGGCGCACGCCGGGTCCGGCGCGGTGCCACTGGAACTGGACCTGCCGACCCTGCGCCGGGACGTGGACACCCCGGCGGACCTCGCGGAGGCCTGCCGTCTGGGTGTCGGCGACCGGACACGGGCGGTGCTCTGCTCACGGGAGGTCGCGTGA
- a CDS encoding lysophospholipid acyltransferase family protein: MAGREKGGFWVGAAAVLFYPVSWIGRRVYTGAERIPREGPALVVMNHVSHMDPAVDAVFIHRQKRVPRFLAKDSLARTPIFGKILVGAGSIPVYRGSAQAGDSLRAAHQALQEGKVVVIYPEGTITKDPNGWPKRSHTGVARLALDNDVPVIPVARWGTQQILDFYHKKVRLLPRTTVTHAVGEPVDLSAYRGKPQTGPLLREVTELLMERVTELLADVRGEQPPAHKPEAAD, translated from the coding sequence TTGGCCGGTCGTGAGAAGGGCGGGTTCTGGGTCGGAGCCGCCGCCGTGCTGTTCTACCCGGTGAGCTGGATCGGCAGGCGGGTCTACACCGGCGCCGAGCGCATCCCGCGGGAAGGTCCGGCGCTCGTGGTCATGAACCACGTCTCGCACATGGACCCCGCCGTCGACGCGGTGTTCATCCACCGCCAGAAGCGCGTGCCGCGGTTCCTGGCCAAGGACAGCCTCGCCCGCACGCCGATCTTCGGGAAGATCCTCGTCGGCGCCGGCAGCATCCCGGTGTACCGCGGGTCGGCGCAGGCCGGCGACAGCCTCCGCGCCGCGCACCAGGCGCTGCAGGAGGGCAAGGTCGTCGTCATCTACCCCGAGGGCACCATCACCAAGGACCCGAACGGCTGGCCGAAGCGGTCGCACACCGGGGTCGCGCGGCTGGCGCTCGACAACGACGTCCCGGTGATTCCCGTGGCGCGCTGGGGCACCCAGCAGATCCTGGACTTCTACCACAAGAAGGTGCGGCTGCTGCCGCGCACGACCGTGACGCACGCGGTGGGCGAACCGGTCGACCTGTCCGCCTACCGCGGCAAGCCGCAGACCGGTCCGCTGCTGCGGGAGGTGACGGAACTGCTCATGGAGCGGGTCACCGAGCTGCTGGCCGACGTCCGCGGTGAGCAGCCGCCGGCCCACAAGCCCGAGGCGGCGGACTGA
- a CDS encoding NAD(P)H-dependent glycerol-3-phosphate dehydrogenase, with amino-acid sequence MVQRITVLGAGSWGTAFAKVLADAGRDVTMWARRAEVAREIRERHANSGYLPGIELPANLTATHDPAEALAGAEAVVLAVPSQSLRANLFGWRELLPRGAILVSLAKGVELGTLKRMSEVIAEISGVSGDEIVVVSGPNLAREIAQGQPAGAVLACADHDRAVAIQQASFNSYFRPYTNTDVVGCEVGGAAKNVIALSCGMAVGMGLGANTTATLITRGLAEMARLGTKLGADPLTFAGLAGVGDLVATCSSPLSRNRTFGERLGRGETLEQAQAAAGGQVAEGVMSCTSIRELAYKHGVDMPITDAMHRVCHEAADPRQVGAELLGRRQKHEWS; translated from the coding sequence ATGGTGCAGCGCATCACCGTGCTCGGCGCGGGTTCGTGGGGCACCGCGTTCGCGAAGGTGCTCGCCGACGCGGGCCGGGACGTGACGATGTGGGCCCGGCGGGCGGAAGTCGCCCGGGAGATCCGCGAGCGGCACGCCAACAGCGGTTACCTCCCGGGCATCGAACTGCCCGCGAACCTGACCGCGACGCACGACCCGGCTGAGGCGCTGGCGGGCGCGGAGGCGGTCGTGCTGGCCGTGCCCAGCCAGAGCCTGCGCGCGAACCTGTTCGGCTGGCGGGAACTCCTGCCGCGCGGCGCGATCCTGGTCAGCCTCGCCAAGGGCGTCGAACTCGGCACGCTCAAGCGGATGAGCGAGGTGATCGCCGAGATCAGCGGCGTGTCCGGGGACGAGATCGTGGTGGTGTCCGGCCCGAACCTGGCGCGGGAGATCGCGCAGGGGCAGCCGGCGGGCGCGGTGCTGGCGTGCGCCGACCACGACCGCGCGGTCGCGATCCAGCAAGCGAGCTTCAACTCCTACTTCCGGCCCTACACCAACACCGACGTGGTGGGCTGCGAGGTCGGTGGCGCCGCGAAGAACGTCATCGCGCTGAGCTGCGGCATGGCGGTCGGCATGGGGCTGGGGGCCAACACCACGGCCACGCTCATCACCCGCGGGCTGGCGGAGATGGCGCGGCTGGGCACGAAGCTGGGCGCCGACCCGCTGACGTTCGCCGGGCTCGCCGGGGTCGGCGACCTCGTGGCGACCTGTTCGTCCCCGCTGTCCCGCAACCGCACCTTCGGCGAGCGGCTCGGGCGCGGCGAGACGCTGGAGCAGGCGCAGGCCGCGGCGGGCGGGCAGGTCGCCGAGGGCGTGATGTCCTGCACGTCCATCCGTGAACTGGCCTACAAGCACGGTGTGGACATGCCGATCACGGACGCGATGCACCGCGTGTGCCATGAGGCCGCGGACCCCCGCCAGGTGGGCGCCGAGCTGCTCGGCCGCCGCCAGAAGCACGAGTGGTCCTAG
- a CDS encoding cysteine dioxygenase, with the protein MFAVPDNTVALTEKPVLRHPVRVALEFAADRDRWRHLLRYDPDERFSALVEARDDEEIWLMGWLPGQHTDLHDHGHSTGAFTVVSGRLTETVARRGVTEVHALSAGQSRVFGPGYVHQVRNDGPDPAISIHVYRSGGRVMRSYHLDPVTGPVRD; encoded by the coding sequence ATGTTTGCCGTTCCGGACAACACCGTTGCCCTGACCGAGAAGCCCGTCCTGCGCCACCCGGTGCGGGTCGCGCTCGAGTTCGCGGCCGACCGCGACCGCTGGCGGCACCTGCTGCGCTACGACCCGGACGAGCGGTTCTCCGCGCTCGTCGAGGCGCGCGACGACGAGGAGATCTGGCTGATGGGCTGGCTGCCCGGTCAGCACACCGATCTGCACGACCACGGGCACTCGACGGGCGCGTTCACCGTTGTCAGCGGACGTCTCACCGAGACCGTCGCGCGGCGCGGGGTGACCGAGGTGCACGCGTTGTCGGCGGGGCAGTCGCGGGTCTTCGGGCCGGGGTACGTGCACCAGGTGCGCAACGACGGCCCGGACCCGGCGATCAGCATCCACGTCTACCGCAGCGGTGGCCGGGTCATGCGGTCCTACCACCTCGACCCGGTCACCGGACCGGTCCGCGACTGA
- a CDS encoding YbaB/EbfC family nucleoid-associated protein: MQPNLRPGEDFQHLLEQQVREMQQKAAALQDALGEASATVRSKDGSVTVTIAPNGALQSLELGHRACDLGPARLTAAIMEAVREGQRQAARAVSDSFTAIAGDGESAEVIRSFLPPVEDEPEDFAEPEAEATPSPPPPVSPSPPAQRPVPRRPRPASPADDDDEMRPW; encoded by the coding sequence ATGCAGCCGAATCTGAGGCCGGGGGAGGATTTCCAGCACCTGCTCGAACAGCAGGTGCGGGAGATGCAGCAGAAGGCCGCGGCGCTGCAGGACGCGCTCGGTGAGGCGTCGGCGACGGTGCGGTCGAAGGACGGGTCGGTGACCGTCACGATCGCGCCGAACGGTGCGTTGCAAAGCCTGGAACTCGGGCACCGCGCCTGCGACCTCGGCCCGGCGCGCCTCACCGCCGCGATCATGGAGGCGGTGCGGGAAGGTCAGCGGCAGGCCGCGCGCGCCGTGTCCGACTCGTTCACCGCGATCGCGGGCGACGGCGAGTCCGCTGAGGTGATCAGGAGTTTCCTGCCGCCGGTCGAGGACGAGCCGGAGGACTTCGCCGAGCCCGAGGCGGAAGCGACACCGTCGCCTCCGCCGCCGGTTTCGCCGTCGCCTCCGGCGCAGCGTCCCGTGCCGCGGCGGCCGCGCCCGGCGTCCCCGGCTGATGACGACGATGAGATGAGGCCGTGGTGA
- a CDS encoding type VII secretion target — protein sequence MSGSGFEVDSAPLVSFGQHLDQLTENLKGTAGVVGGCVGDIGIFGMVGQIFGAGVTLWCGKAEDQLNKYSGTITEFADNVREAAKAYDAHDAETAAGLLGFKA from the coding sequence GTGAGCGGTTCCGGTTTCGAGGTCGATTCGGCGCCGTTGGTCTCGTTCGGCCAGCACCTCGACCAGTTGACGGAGAACCTGAAGGGCACGGCCGGGGTGGTCGGCGGTTGCGTCGGCGACATCGGCATCTTCGGGATGGTCGGGCAGATCTTCGGCGCCGGCGTCACCTTGTGGTGCGGCAAGGCCGAGGATCAGCTCAACAAGTACTCGGGCACGATCACCGAGTTCGCCGACAACGTGCGCGAGGCCGCGAAGGCCTACGACGCGCACGACGCCGAAACCGCTGCCGGACTGCTGGGGTTCAAGGCATGA
- a CDS encoding AAA family ATPase, translated as MRDDSGAWAGSSRIGLTDSMLSELADPRACPELLVVRERLRSWRFYDQFRTDAAVPARQDRIGTRTPVLDHDGGDLAAALRTIQEFGDDEALAEAVSDAFPRSRAEVRAADGLLRLRFHQHGLLRPLGAAELSDGTLRYLLWVAALLSPRPPELLVLNEPETSLHPDLLPALAALIAKPRAQLIVVSHARPLVHALSAIAPEAAVLEPEKEFGATVLAGQGRLDRPAWHWPKR; from the coding sequence GTGCGGGACGACTCGGGCGCGTGGGCGGGGAGTTCGCGCATCGGGCTCACCGACAGCATGCTGAGCGAACTGGCCGATCCGCGGGCCTGCCCCGAGCTGCTGGTGGTGCGGGAACGGTTGCGGTCGTGGCGGTTCTACGACCAGTTCCGCACCGACGCGGCCGTGCCCGCCCGCCAGGACCGGATCGGCACCCGCACACCGGTGCTGGACCATGACGGCGGCGACCTGGCCGCGGCGCTGCGGACGATCCAGGAGTTCGGTGACGACGAAGCACTGGCCGAGGCGGTGTCCGACGCGTTCCCGCGGTCGCGAGCGGAGGTCAGGGCGGCCGACGGGTTGCTGCGGCTGCGGTTCCACCAGCACGGGTTGCTGCGCCCGCTGGGGGCGGCGGAGTTGTCGGACGGGACGTTGCGTTACCTGTTGTGGGTGGCGGCGTTGCTGAGCCCGCGGCCGCCGGAACTGCTGGTGCTGAACGAACCCGAGACGAGCCTGCACCCGGACCTGTTGCCGGCGCTGGCCGCGCTGATCGCCAAGCCTCGCGCGCAGCTCATCGTGGTGTCGCACGCGCGGCCGTTGGTGCACGCGTTGTCGGCGATCGCGCCGGAGGCTGCGGTGCTGGAACCGGAGAAGGAGTTCGGCGCGACGGTCCTCGCCGGGCAGGGCAGGCTGGACCGGCCCGCCTGGCACTGGCCGAAGCGGTGA
- a CDS encoding pyridoxamine 5'-phosphate oxidase family protein yields MTTLSPTPRSTLTRKKDRAATDRERLYEVLDDGLICHLGLVLNGSPVVLPTGYGRDGDTLYFHGSTGAGNLRAAATGIDVCVTVTLLDGLVYARSLNNHSMNYRSAVVHGSARLVTGEEKMHGLHVVTEHLTPGSWDHARAVNAKELASVSVLALDLAEASVKIRAGEPIDEPEDMDSHEIWAGVVPVQTTFGEPIPAAYMPAGAPIPPHVRARG; encoded by the coding sequence ATGACCACGCTCTCGCCCACCCCGCGCAGCACCCTGACGCGCAAGAAGGACCGCGCGGCCACCGATCGCGAGCGCCTGTACGAGGTGCTCGACGACGGCCTGATCTGCCACCTCGGGCTCGTGCTGAACGGCTCCCCCGTCGTGCTGCCCACCGGATACGGTCGCGACGGCGACACCCTGTACTTCCACGGCTCGACGGGCGCCGGGAACCTGCGCGCGGCGGCGACCGGCATCGACGTGTGCGTCACGGTCACGCTGCTCGACGGCCTGGTCTACGCGCGCTCACTCAACAACCACTCCATGAACTACCGCAGCGCGGTCGTGCACGGAAGCGCGCGCCTGGTGACGGGGGAGGAGAAGATGCACGGGCTGCACGTCGTGACCGAGCACCTCACGCCGGGCTCGTGGGACCACGCGCGGGCGGTCAACGCGAAGGAGCTGGCGTCGGTTTCGGTGCTGGCGCTGGATCTCGCGGAGGCGTCGGTGAAGATCCGCGCCGGCGAGCCGATCGACGAGCCGGAGGACATGGACAGCCACGAGATCTGGGCCGGGGTGGTGCCGGTCCAGACCACCTTCGGCGAGCCCATCCCGGCCGCCTACATGCCCGCGGGTGCGCCGATCCCGCCGCACGTGCGTGCGCGTGGGTAG
- a CDS encoding PLP-dependent aminotransferase family protein has translation MPQSATALPVTLDREAATPLAVQLADALRDAAATGHLRGGDRLPSTRALAARLGVSRTVTSAAYEQLHAEGWITGRHGSGTYVTTSPPSDRPVQRVVPGEVAEPEELLDLTPGTPWAAGIDRAAWRRAWRAAADAPPLTSAHRAGLPEYRAAIAEHLLRHRGLAVGTDSVLATGGTTAAVFELAGAVFRAGDTVAVEEPGYQRAVEALLSAGLKVVGVPVDGEGLRTDAIPAGVRGVYCSPAHQYPMGSRLNAARRVELVERARAENMLIIEDDYDGELRFDVAPLPLLAALAPDVVVHLGTTSKILTPTLGAGWMVAPGAVTSAVLGHRDRTGTRPSPAGQRVLVELARHGDLGRHLRKLRRELSERRVLLVSALREAGITVLGDDAGAHLVVPFPSPEVERERLAAGRVRGIRLDGLARHFAGMPTAFGVAIGYAGCSREALSGALDTLVGLLR, from the coding sequence GTGCCCCAGTCCGCGACCGCGCTGCCCGTCACCCTCGACCGCGAGGCCGCGACGCCGCTGGCCGTGCAGCTCGCCGACGCCCTGCGCGACGCGGCGGCGACCGGGCACCTGCGCGGCGGCGACCGCCTGCCGTCCACCCGGGCCCTCGCCGCCCGGCTCGGCGTCAGCCGCACCGTCACCTCCGCCGCCTACGAGCAACTGCACGCCGAAGGGTGGATCACCGGGCGGCACGGTTCCGGCACGTACGTCACCACTTCACCACCCAGCGACCGACCCGTCCAACGGGTTGTGCCCGGTGAGGTCGCCGAGCCGGAGGAGTTGCTCGACCTCACCCCAGGCACGCCGTGGGCGGCGGGCATCGACCGCGCCGCGTGGCGCCGGGCCTGGCGCGCCGCCGCCGACGCGCCACCGCTGACCAGCGCGCACCGGGCCGGGCTGCCGGAGTACCGGGCGGCGATCGCCGAGCACCTGCTGCGCCACCGCGGGCTGGCGGTCGGCACCGACTCGGTGCTGGCGACCGGCGGCACCACGGCCGCGGTGTTCGAGCTGGCCGGGGCCGTCTTCCGCGCCGGGGACACGGTCGCCGTCGAGGAGCCCGGCTACCAGCGGGCGGTCGAGGCGTTGCTGAGCGCCGGGCTGAAGGTGGTCGGCGTGCCGGTCGACGGCGAGGGCCTGCGTACGGATGCGATCCCGGCCGGCGTGCGCGGGGTCTACTGCTCACCCGCGCACCAGTACCCGATGGGGTCGCGGCTGAACGCGGCCCGCCGGGTGGAACTCGTCGAGCGGGCGCGCGCCGAGAACATGCTGATCATCGAGGACGACTACGACGGCGAGCTGCGGTTCGACGTCGCGCCGCTGCCGCTGCTCGCCGCGCTCGCGCCGGATGTCGTGGTGCACCTCGGCACCACCAGCAAGATCCTCACGCCCACCCTCGGCGCGGGGTGGATGGTCGCGCCGGGTGCGGTCACGTCAGCTGTGCTCGGGCACCGCGACCGCACCGGAACGCGCCCGTCACCGGCGGGCCAGCGGGTGCTGGTCGAACTCGCGCGGCACGGCGACCTGGGTCGTCACCTGCGGAAACTTCGGCGGGAGCTGTCCGAGCGGCGGGTGCTGCTGGTGTCAGCGCTGCGGGAGGCCGGGATCACGGTGCTGGGCGACGACGCGGGCGCGCACCTGGTGGTGCCGTTCCCGTCGCCGGAGGTGGAGCGGGAGCGCCTGGCGGCAGGCCGGGTGCGGGGGATCCGCCTGGACGGGCTGGCGCGGCACTTCGCCGGCATGCCGACGGCCTTCGGCGTGGCGATCGGTTACGCGGGCTGTTCGCGCGAGGCGCTCAGTGGCGCGCTGGACACGCTGGTGGGCTTACTGCGCTGA
- a CDS encoding D-alanine--D-alanine ligase family protein — MRKTRVAVVFGGRSTEHTISCLSAGSVLANLDSDRFEVVPIGITREGGWVLGTADPKTLTIQDRQLPSVDGGQSLVLAGDPTRRELVVTEPGAEALGGVDVVFPVLHGAFGEDGTLQGLLEMAGIPYVGPGVLASAAAMDKGYAKKLLAAEGLPVGRYVELRRGQSTLDAADRERLGLPVFVKPSRAGSSIGISKVTDWADLDAAIALARETDPKVLVEAAVPGREVECGVLEFPDGRVEASLPAEVRVLSDDESAWYDFETKYIGEDAELDIPAKLDDSVTEKLRAQAVKAFEALDCQGLARVDFFVGPNGELTVNEVNTMPGFTSTSAYPKMWQVTGVDYRTLLTTLIDTALARGTGLR, encoded by the coding sequence ATGAGGAAGACGCGGGTGGCCGTGGTGTTCGGCGGCCGGAGCACCGAGCACACCATCTCGTGCCTGTCGGCGGGCAGCGTGCTGGCGAACCTGGACAGCGACCGATTCGAGGTCGTGCCCATCGGGATCACCCGCGAGGGCGGCTGGGTGCTGGGCACCGCCGATCCGAAGACCCTCACCATCCAGGACCGGCAGCTGCCCTCGGTCGACGGCGGCCAGTCGCTGGTGCTGGCAGGCGACCCGACGCGGCGCGAGCTGGTCGTCACCGAGCCGGGCGCCGAGGCGCTCGGCGGGGTCGACGTCGTCTTTCCCGTGCTGCACGGCGCCTTCGGCGAGGACGGCACGCTGCAGGGGCTGCTGGAGATGGCCGGGATCCCGTACGTCGGGCCGGGCGTGCTCGCCAGCGCCGCGGCGATGGACAAGGGCTACGCGAAGAAGCTGCTCGCCGCGGAGGGGCTGCCGGTCGGCCGCTACGTCGAGCTGCGCCGTGGTCAGTCCACTCTGGACGCCGCCGACCGGGAGCGGCTGGGCTTGCCGGTGTTCGTGAAGCCGTCGCGGGCCGGGTCGTCGATCGGCATCAGCAAGGTGACCGACTGGGCCGACCTGGACGCGGCGATCGCCCTGGCGCGCGAGACCGACCCGAAAGTGCTGGTCGAGGCGGCCGTGCCCGGGCGCGAGGTCGAGTGCGGCGTGCTGGAGTTCCCGGACGGCCGGGTGGAGGCGTCGCTGCCCGCCGAGGTGCGCGTGCTCTCCGACGACGAGTCCGCCTGGTACGACTTCGAAACGAAGTACATCGGCGAGGACGCGGAGCTGGACATCCCCGCGAAGCTGGACGATTCGGTCACCGAGAAGCTGCGCGCGCAGGCGGTGAAGGCGTTCGAGGCGCTCGACTGCCAGGGCCTGGCGCGGGTGGACTTCTTCGTGGGCCCGAACGGCGAGCTTACGGTCAACGAGGTCAACACGATGCCTGGCTTCACGTCGACCTCGGCGTACCCGAAGATGTGGCAGGTCACCGGCGTTGACTACCGCACGCTGCTGACGACGCTGATCGACACCGCGCTGGCAAGGGGCACCGGGCTGCGCTGA
- a CDS encoding DUF3515 domain-containing protein: MPDTETGAPPRARLVVAAVLVVVLAAGVAVIGLMMRDSGDGDGPLALVPVDAPQAGSAECAQLIPAMPAQLDSKGTALPRRTIAEPAPEATVAWGSPESIVLRCGLGKPPELTPTSQLRVVSGVQWLPVEGPGSSTWYVVDRPVYVALTVPDSAGTGPLQQISDAVAVTLPAVPLRF; encoded by the coding sequence ATGCCGGACACCGAGACCGGGGCGCCGCCGCGGGCACGGCTCGTGGTCGCGGCCGTGCTGGTGGTCGTACTGGCCGCCGGGGTCGCGGTCATCGGGCTGATGATGCGTGATTCCGGTGACGGCGACGGGCCGCTGGCGCTCGTGCCGGTGGACGCGCCGCAGGCCGGATCGGCCGAGTGCGCGCAGCTCATCCCGGCGATGCCCGCGCAGCTGGACTCGAAGGGCACCGCGCTGCCGCGCCGGACGATCGCGGAACCCGCCCCAGAGGCGACGGTCGCGTGGGGTTCGCCGGAGTCGATCGTGTTGCGCTGCGGGCTGGGCAAGCCGCCGGAGCTGACGCCGACCAGCCAGCTGCGCGTGGTCAGCGGCGTGCAGTGGCTGCCGGTCGAGGGGCCGGGCTCGTCGACGTGGTACGTGGTGGACCGGCCGGTGTACGTCGCGCTGACGGTGCCGGACTCCGCGGGGACCGGCCCGCTGCAGCAGATCTCGGACGCCGTGGCGGTCACACTGCCCGCCGTGCCGCTGCGGTTCTGA
- a CDS encoding Lrp/AsnC ligand binding domain-containing protein → MVHAYILIQTEVGKAAAVAAEIAGIPGVTSSEDVTGPYDVIVRAEADNVDQLGQLVVAKVQGVEGITRTLTCPVVHL, encoded by the coding sequence GTGGTCCACGCATACATCCTCATCCAGACCGAAGTCGGCAAGGCCGCCGCGGTCGCCGCGGAGATCGCCGGGATCCCCGGCGTCACCAGCTCCGAGGATGTCACCGGTCCCTACGACGTCATCGTCCGCGCCGAGGCGGACAACGTCGACCAGCTCGGGCAGCTCGTCGTCGCGAAGGTGCAGGGCGTCGAGGGCATCACCCGCACGCTGACCTGCCCCGTGGTGCACCTGTAA